A single genomic interval of Amycolatopsis albispora harbors:
- a CDS encoding MFS transporter produces MSAGNHGSLLAAIKGQPKQVWITAFAAVIAFMGIGLVDPILLSIAEGLHATPSEVTLLFSSYLGVQVVAMLFTGAMSARFGAKRTVLTGLTLIVVATALCAAAGSIEQLVGLRAVWGLGNAFFIATALSVIVGAATGGQAGAILLYEAALGVGLSVGPLLGALLGNISWRGPFLGTAVLMAGALVLCSVFLSSDKHERRPRVRLLDPIRALGHGGLLRTSIGSALYTAAFFAVLAWSPFVLEWSAIAVGLVFCGWGLCVAVAGVVLAPKLAARLGERHATVVAVLAYAVLLAVMMVPSKPVLVVAIIASGLVSGLLNTLFTGTAMSVSDAPRPVASAGYNFLRWMGGAVAATVVGHVAEWFGSPQAPFLAAAVLCVLAGALLAIRQRTPDEHRVPATAALVGEEF; encoded by the coding sequence ATGAGCGCCGGAAACCACGGGAGCCTGCTGGCCGCGATCAAGGGCCAGCCCAAGCAGGTCTGGATCACCGCGTTCGCCGCGGTCATCGCCTTCATGGGCATCGGGCTGGTGGACCCGATCCTGCTGTCCATCGCCGAAGGGCTCCACGCCACGCCGTCCGAGGTGACCCTGCTGTTCTCCTCCTACCTGGGCGTGCAGGTGGTGGCGATGCTGTTCACCGGCGCGATGAGCGCGCGGTTCGGCGCCAAGCGGACCGTGCTCACCGGGCTCACGCTGATCGTGGTGGCCACCGCGCTGTGCGCGGCCGCCGGTTCGATCGAGCAGCTGGTCGGGCTGCGGGCGGTGTGGGGACTCGGCAACGCCTTCTTCATCGCGACCGCGCTTTCGGTGATCGTCGGTGCCGCCACCGGCGGGCAGGCTGGCGCGATCCTGCTGTACGAGGCGGCACTCGGCGTCGGCCTGTCGGTCGGCCCGCTGCTGGGCGCGCTGCTCGGCAACATCTCGTGGCGCGGCCCGTTCCTCGGCACCGCGGTGCTGATGGCGGGCGCGCTGGTGCTGTGCTCGGTGTTCCTCAGCAGCGACAAGCACGAGCGGCGGCCGCGGGTGCGGTTGCTGGACCCGATCCGCGCGCTCGGGCACGGCGGCCTGCTGCGGACCTCGATCGGCTCGGCGCTCTACACCGCGGCCTTCTTCGCCGTGCTCGCGTGGTCCCCGTTCGTGCTGGAGTGGAGCGCCATCGCGGTCGGCCTGGTGTTCTGCGGCTGGGGCCTGTGCGTGGCGGTGGCCGGGGTGGTGCTCGCCCCGAAGCTGGCGGCCCGGCTCGGCGAACGGCACGCGACCGTGGTGGCGGTGCTCGCCTACGCGGTGCTGCTGGCGGTGATGATGGTGCCGAGCAAGCCGGTGCTGGTGGTCGCGATCATCGCCTCCGGGCTGGTGTCCGGCCTGCTGAACACGCTGTTCACCGGCACCGCGATGTCGGTCAGCGACGCGCCGCGGCCGGTGGCGAGCGCGGGCTACAACTTCCTGCGCTGGATGGGCGGCGCGGTCGCGGCGACCGTGGTCGGGCACGTGGCCGAGTGGTTCGGTTCGCCGCAGGCGCCGTTCCTGGCCGCCGCTGTCCTCTGTGTACTGGCGGGCGCGCTGCTCGCGATCAGGCAGCGCACACCGGACGAACACCGCGTTCCGGCCACCGCGGCGCTGGTCGGCGAAGAGTTTTAG
- a CDS encoding PhoX family protein yields the protein MKLLPLLTGHSSSRAAVTCTYRCGDACFHEVPNTSANPTFADVLTEVSRRGALKAGAVVALATGGLAATTAPALAEPEQGKPKPPPGLDFERVEPNTLDAVVVPDGYEQGIVIRWGDPVLPGAPAWDITRQTGDAQAKQFGYNCDFAALLPFDHAGLAALLVTNHEYTTETHMFPGYDENNPTEEQVKVAWAAHGLTVVLVTRSPWSGQYRPKPSRFNRRITLHTPFQVTGPAAGSDLLKTSADPTGTVVLGTMNNCAGGVTPWGTILSGEENVNQYFANADLVADEQTRKRLARYGIKGTGTVRKWERFDSRFDLTKQVNEANRFGWVIELDPHDPESTPVKHTHLGRFKHECANIRIVADGRVVAYSGDDERFEYIYKFVSNGKVKKGDSTHARRHNMTLLDDGTLYVGRFTGDSPAAEIDGTGKLPSDGEFDGSGEWIPLAAGNRSFVDGMTAEEVYVFTREAADKVGATKMDRPEDIQAHPKTGRIYCALSNNVERGNPGKEGATEPNPRLNNKHGQVLEFEEAGGDALALKFSWRLFLVCGDPAAPDTYFAGFPKDQVSPISSPDNVAFDRHGNLWISTDSAGALGINDGLYGVPLDGKQRGNLKLFLTVPKGAETCGPIVGDKVVTVCVQHPGELDGASADNPVSHWPDGGASVPRPSVVAVWKPGRHGLSDIGG from the coding sequence TTGAAACTCCTGCCGCTGCTCACCGGCCACTCATCCAGCCGCGCGGCCGTCACCTGCACCTACCGCTGCGGTGACGCCTGCTTCCACGAAGTGCCCAACACCTCGGCGAACCCCACCTTCGCCGACGTGCTGACCGAGGTCAGCCGCCGCGGCGCGCTGAAGGCGGGCGCGGTGGTCGCGCTGGCCACCGGCGGGCTCGCCGCCACCACCGCGCCCGCGCTCGCCGAGCCCGAGCAGGGCAAGCCCAAGCCGCCGCCGGGACTGGACTTCGAGCGCGTCGAGCCGAACACGCTCGACGCGGTCGTCGTGCCCGACGGCTACGAGCAGGGCATCGTGATCCGGTGGGGCGACCCGGTGCTGCCGGGCGCGCCCGCGTGGGACATCACCCGGCAGACCGGGGACGCGCAGGCCAAGCAGTTCGGCTACAACTGCGACTTCGCCGCCCTCCTGCCGTTCGACCACGCCGGGCTGGCCGCGCTGCTGGTGACGAACCACGAGTACACCACCGAAACGCACATGTTCCCCGGCTACGACGAGAACAACCCGACCGAGGAGCAGGTCAAGGTGGCGTGGGCGGCACACGGGCTGACCGTGGTGCTGGTGACCAGGTCGCCGTGGAGCGGGCAGTACCGGCCGAAGCCGTCGAGGTTCAACCGGCGCATCACGCTGCACACGCCGTTCCAGGTGACCGGCCCGGCCGCGGGCAGCGACCTGCTCAAGACCTCCGCCGACCCGACCGGCACCGTGGTGCTCGGCACGATGAACAACTGCGCGGGCGGCGTCACGCCGTGGGGCACGATCCTGTCCGGCGAGGAGAACGTCAACCAGTACTTCGCCAACGCCGACCTGGTGGCCGACGAGCAGACCAGGAAACGCCTGGCGCGCTACGGCATCAAGGGCACCGGGACGGTCCGCAAGTGGGAGCGCTTCGACTCGCGGTTCGACCTGACCAAGCAGGTCAACGAGGCGAACCGGTTCGGCTGGGTGATCGAGCTGGACCCGCACGACCCGGAATCCACGCCGGTCAAGCACACGCACCTCGGGCGGTTCAAGCACGAGTGCGCGAACATCCGGATCGTCGCGGACGGGCGGGTGGTCGCGTATTCCGGCGACGACGAGCGCTTCGAATACATCTACAAGTTCGTCTCGAACGGCAAGGTGAAGAAGGGCGACAGCACGCACGCCCGCCGCCACAACATGACCCTGCTCGACGACGGCACGCTGTACGTCGGCCGGTTCACCGGTGACTCCCCCGCCGCCGAGATCGACGGCACCGGGAAACTGCCCAGCGACGGCGAATTCGACGGCAGCGGCGAGTGGATCCCGCTCGCCGCGGGCAACAGGTCCTTTGTGGACGGAATGACCGCCGAAGAGGTGTACGTGTTCACCCGCGAAGCCGCCGACAAGGTGGGCGCGACCAAGATGGACCGCCCGGAGGACATCCAGGCGCACCCGAAGACCGGCCGGATCTACTGCGCCCTGAGCAACAACGTCGAGCGCGGCAATCCCGGCAAGGAGGGCGCGACCGAGCCGAACCCGCGGCTGAACAACAAGCACGGCCAGGTGCTCGAGTTCGAAGAAGCCGGCGGGGACGCGCTGGCGCTGAAGTTCAGCTGGCGGCTGTTCCTGGTCTGCGGGGACCCGGCCGCGCCGGACACCTACTTCGCCGGTTTCCCGAAGGACCAGGTCTCGCCGATCTCCAGCCCGGACAACGTGGCCTTCGACCGGCACGGCAACCTGTGGATCTCCACCGACTCGGCGGGCGCGCTGGGCATCAACGACGGGCTCTACGGCGTGCCGCTCGACGGGAAGCAGCGCGGCAACCTCAAGCTGTTCCTGACCGTGCCGAAGGGCGCGGAGACCTGCGGCCCGATCGTCGGCGACAAAGTGGTCACCGTCTGTGTTCAGCATCCGGGTGAACTGGACGGCGCGAGTGCCGACAACCCCGTCTCGCACTGGCCGGACGGCGGCGCCAGCGTGCCGCGGCCGTCGGTGGTGGCGGTCTGGAAGCCCGGTCGGCACGGGTTGTCCGATATCGGCGGTTGA